The following proteins are co-located in the Flammeovirga kamogawensis genome:
- a CDS encoding SusC/RagA family TonB-linked outer membrane protein has translation MKRNLLQTNKWFVCAWIFILSTLMSNIVSAQEKTIKGTIVDENGSPLPGVAVVVKGTTQGTTSDFDGHYKLTIDNQASILMYSYIGYQKKEVTLTTETTIDINMEVDAEQLEEVLVIGYGSVNKKDATGSVEAVTADGFNQGAITSPQGLLQGKVAGVQITNSGGAPGAGSTIRIRGGSSLSASNDPLIVIDGVPVDSEGVAGMRNPLNAINPNDIESMTVLKDASATAIYGSRASNGVLIITTKKGENSSSKLSVNYSGSVSVNTPNEQVDVLTADQYRDLMSGRPGEHLLGDANTDWQQEVLRTTVSTDQNVGVSGNIKGVLPFRATVGYNLDNGTMQTSQMERTTVNLNLSPTFLDDHLKVNASIKGMFVDNQFANTGAMGSAVIYDPTQPVKSNDPAYAPYGGYHTWLQNGAPSVNAPSNPMAMLEQESNKAKVNRSIGNMQLDYKIHGFEDLSVKVNAGYDYSSSNGGIYAGEETPWNINNGATGGFVSDYTENKRNELLDVYLQYNKEIGKSRFDVMGGYSWQHFYSEGTSNENNVQGNVENPKENIWATEYYLVSFFGRFNYTFNDKYMATVTVRQDGTSRFSPDNRWGTFPSLALAWKINEEPWMQGFDKLSNLKLRAGVGITGQQNIGGGDYPYMARYTYGDAQSQYSYYDPNTGQIIYVPTIRPEGYDENIKWEETVTYNVGLDYGFFNDRVTGAVEGYYRVTNDLLNMVPVPAGSNLTNMLLTNVGSMENKGIELSVNTKIIQKKDFHWDFGVNFTYNDSKITKLTMVDDPNYEGVKVGGISGGTGETIQIHKEGYAPYSFLVYEQIYDEAGKPIEGAYVDRNGDGVIDEKDMYIAGDPMANVYLGFTTRVSYKNWEFSMAGRASFGGQVYNNVDSNNAYYNNLYSSANGNTNNVTSDIYNTGFQNAQLKSDYYVQDANFFRIDNIMVGYNFNNLNDGKMSARVFGTVNNPCVFSNYKGVDPEIQGGIDNNMYPRPTTFMLGVNVNF, from the coding sequence ATGAAAAGAAATCTACTTCAGACAAACAAATGGTTTGTTTGTGCATGGATCTTTATACTCTCTACTTTGATGAGTAACATTGTTTCCGCACAAGAAAAAACCATCAAAGGAACTATTGTTGATGAAAATGGCTCACCATTACCAGGAGTTGCAGTAGTTGTAAAAGGAACCACACAAGGTACTACTTCAGATTTTGATGGTCATTATAAATTGACTATTGATAATCAAGCTTCTATTTTGATGTATAGTTATATTGGTTATCAAAAGAAAGAGGTGACGCTTACAACAGAAACAACCATTGATATTAACATGGAAGTTGATGCAGAACAATTAGAAGAAGTTCTGGTAATTGGTTACGGTAGTGTAAACAAAAAAGATGCTACAGGTTCTGTAGAAGCCGTTACTGCAGATGGATTTAACCAAGGTGCAATTACATCACCTCAAGGTTTATTACAAGGTAAAGTAGCGGGTGTTCAGATTACTAACTCAGGTGGTGCTCCAGGTGCTGGATCTACAATTCGTATTCGTGGTGGATCGTCTTTATCTGCATCGAATGACCCATTGATTGTAATTGATGGTGTCCCTGTTGATTCAGAAGGTGTTGCAGGTATGCGTAACCCTTTAAATGCCATTAACCCGAACGATATTGAGAGCATGACTGTATTGAAAGATGCTTCTGCTACAGCAATTTATGGTTCACGTGCATCAAATGGTGTATTAATTATTACAACGAAAAAAGGAGAAAATAGTAGCTCAAAATTGAGTGTTAATTATTCTGGTTCTGTATCTGTTAATACGCCAAACGAACAAGTAGATGTTTTAACGGCAGATCAGTATAGAGATTTAATGAGTGGCAGACCTGGTGAACATTTATTAGGTGATGCAAATACAGATTGGCAACAAGAGGTATTAAGAACAACGGTAAGTACAGATCAGAATGTGGGTGTTTCTGGTAACATTAAAGGGGTTTTACCATTTAGAGCAACTGTTGGTTACAACTTGGATAATGGTACTATGCAAACATCTCAGATGGAACGTACTACTGTAAATCTTAATTTATCACCTACATTTTTAGACGATCATTTAAAAGTAAATGCATCTATAAAAGGTATGTTTGTAGATAACCAATTTGCAAATACTGGAGCAATGGGTTCTGCTGTTATATACGATCCAACACAACCTGTAAAGAGTAACGACCCTGCTTATGCTCCTTATGGTGGCTACCATACATGGTTACAAAATGGTGCTCCGTCTGTAAATGCACCTTCTAACCCAATGGCAATGTTAGAACAAGAAAGTAATAAAGCTAAGGTGAATAGAAGTATTGGTAACATGCAATTAGATTACAAAATTCATGGATTTGAAGATTTGAGTGTAAAAGTAAATGCAGGTTATGATTACTCATCTTCTAATGGAGGTATCTATGCAGGAGAAGAAACACCTTGGAATATTAATAACGGAGCAACTGGTGGTTTTGTAAGTGATTATACAGAAAATAAACGTAATGAATTATTAGATGTTTATTTACAATACAATAAAGAAATAGGTAAATCTAGGTTCGATGTTATGGGCGGTTATTCTTGGCAGCACTTCTATTCTGAAGGTACAAGTAATGAAAATAACGTTCAAGGTAATGTTGAAAATCCTAAAGAGAATATCTGGGCAACTGAATATTATTTAGTATCGTTCTTTGGTAGATTTAATTACACATTTAATGATAAGTATATGGCTACAGTTACTGTACGTCAAGATGGTACTTCTCGTTTCTCTCCTGATAACAGATGGGGTACATTCCCTTCTTTAGCTTTAGCTTGGAAAATTAATGAAGAACCTTGGATGCAAGGTTTTGATAAATTATCTAACCTTAAATTAAGAGCAGGTGTTGGTATTACAGGACAACAGAATATTGGTGGGGGAGATTACCCATACATGGCAAGATATACCTATGGTGATGCACAATCTCAATATTCTTACTACGATCCAAACACAGGTCAGATCATTTATGTTCCTACAATTCGTCCTGAAGGATACGATGAGAATATTAAATGGGAAGAAACAGTTACTTATAACGTCGGTTTAGATTATGGTTTCTTTAATGATAGGGTTACAGGTGCAGTTGAAGGATATTATAGAGTAACGAACGACTTATTAAATATGGTTCCAGTTCCTGCAGGATCTAACCTTACAAACATGTTACTTACTAACGTAGGTTCTATGGAAAATAAGGGTATTGAATTGTCTGTAAATACTAAGATCATTCAAAAGAAAGATTTCCATTGGGATTTTGGTGTGAACTTTACTTATAACGATTCAAAAATTACGAAACTAACAATGGTAGACGATCCTAACTATGAAGGTGTGAAAGTTGGTGGTATCTCTGGTGGTACAGGCGAAACAATCCAAATTCATAAAGAAGGATATGCTCCATACTCATTCTTAGTTTATGAGCAAATTTATGACGAAGCTGGAAAACCAATTGAAGGGGCTTATGTAGATAGAAATGGTGACGGTGTAATTGACGAAAAAGATATGTACATCGCTGGTGACCCTATGGCAAATGTATATTTAGGTTTTACTACAAGAGTATCGTATAAAAACTGGGAATTTAGTATGGCTGGTCGTGCTAGCTTTGGCGGACAAGTATATAATAATGTAGACTCAAACAATGCATATTATAACAACTTGTATTCATCAGCCAACGGAAATACAAACAACGTAACTTCTGATATTTACAATACAGGTTTCCAAAATGCCCAGTTAAAATCAGATTACTATGTTCAGGATGCTAACTTCTTTAGAATAGACAACATTATGGTAGGTTATAACTTCAATAACTTAAATGATGGAAAGATGTCGGCAAGAGTTTTTGGTACAGTAAACAACCCTTGTGTATTTTCTAATTACAAAGGAGTAGATCCGGAAATTCAAGGAGGTATTGATAACAATATGTATCCTCGTCCTACAACATTTATGTTAGGTGTAAATGTGAACTTCTAA
- a CDS encoding SusE domain-containing protein, translated as MRFNNLYINILSFTFLILVSCQTQEKTVYHPSNSISPILEDPITKTEYIFTEDNLPEDWETVSWSEANLGVTAATQYAVQVALQGDSTNVATILETTNLTANITNEEINKALNELEVSPGNITDFDIRVKAFAGKLETPVEGIQALPSNHFGFAAAVFAQATEVFLVGSFSGWNPESTEFALEKTSDIKFTGVHYIEKDGENNAVFKVLEFLGDWGSEWNYTAFEGRHSSNIQKDAGESTNIVLNDEARNYHFEIDATDPEKKTLQVRKYGIFKVGSENGWNNAGETIMEFIPTAEDENVLVYTGPLKSGEEFKFVNVLGSWDYGNYGFSEISSAASVIKLEEKGGNFNYTGADLATATFTLNIETKTLSVE; from the coding sequence ATGAGATTTAATAATCTATATATCAATATATTAAGTTTTACTTTTTTGATTTTAGTGTCTTGTCAAACACAAGAGAAAACAGTATATCATCCAAGTAATTCTATTTCACCAATTTTAGAAGATCCAATCACTAAAACGGAGTATATATTTACTGAAGATAATCTTCCAGAAGATTGGGAAACGGTATCTTGGTCTGAAGCAAATTTAGGAGTTACAGCTGCAACACAATATGCAGTTCAAGTAGCTTTGCAAGGAGATAGTACAAACGTTGCAACAATTTTAGAAACTACTAATTTAACTGCGAATATTACGAATGAGGAGATAAATAAAGCATTAAATGAATTAGAGGTCTCACCAGGTAATATTACCGATTTTGATATTCGAGTTAAAGCTTTTGCAGGGAAGTTAGAAACCCCTGTAGAAGGTATTCAGGCTTTACCATCAAATCATTTTGGTTTTGCAGCAGCTGTATTTGCTCAGGCTACTGAAGTATTCTTAGTAGGATCATTTAGTGGTTGGAATCCTGAATCGACAGAATTTGCTTTAGAAAAAACATCAGATATTAAGTTTACTGGTGTACACTATATCGAAAAAGATGGTGAAAATAATGCAGTATTTAAAGTACTAGAATTTTTAGGAGATTGGGGTTCTGAGTGGAATTATACTGCTTTTGAAGGTAGACATTCATCAAACATTCAAAAAGATGCAGGAGAGAGTACAAATATTGTATTAAATGATGAAGCACGAAATTATCATTTTGAAATTGATGCTACTGACCCTGAAAAGAAAACGCTTCAAGTAAGAAAGTACGGTATCTTTAAAGTAGGTTCTGAAAACGGTTGGAATAATGCAGGTGAGACAATTATGGAATTTATACCAACTGCTGAAGATGAAAATGTATTAGTTTATACTGGGCCATTAAAATCTGGTGAAGAATTTAAATTCGTAAATGTTTTAGGTTCTTGGGATTATGGAAACTATGGTTTTAGTGAAATCTCATCAGCCGCAAGTGTAATTAAGTTAGAAGAAAAAGGCGGAAACTTTAATTATACTGGAGCAGATTTAGCAACAGCTACATTTACTTTAAACATAGAAACAAAGACATTGTCAGTAGAATAA
- a CDS encoding Lrp/AsnC ligand binding domain-containing protein, which produces MEKIPEIDHVDIKILSELLKDAKTPYTEIAERIFVSGGTVHVRMKKMEKMGIVKGSTLDLDFSKLGYDITSFLGIYLEKSSLYEEVCTELEKIPEILNLHYTTGDWSIFVRIACRDTNHLRQVLHDKIQSISGISRTETFISLEEKFNRPLAFDESEMTGTDEEI; this is translated from the coding sequence ATGGAAAAAATACCTGAGATTGATCACGTCGATATAAAAATTTTGTCCGAATTATTGAAAGATGCGAAAACTCCGTACACGGAAATCGCTGAAAGAATATTTGTTTCGGGCGGAACGGTTCATGTTAGAATGAAAAAAATGGAGAAAATGGGGATCGTAAAAGGTTCAACATTAGATCTCGATTTTTCAAAATTAGGATATGATATTACATCGTTCTTAGGCATCTATTTAGAAAAGAGTAGTCTGTATGAAGAAGTATGTACTGAGCTTGAAAAAATTCCTGAAATTCTGAATTTACATTATACAACTGGAGATTGGAGTATATTCGTAAGAATTGCTTGTAGAGATACAAATCACCTTCGCCAAGTATTACATGATAAAATACAGAGTATATCTGGTATCTCAAGAACAGAAACATTTATCTCTTTAGAAGAGAAGTTCAATAGACCACTAGCTTTTGATGAATCTGAAATGACAGGCACAGACGAAGAAATCTAA
- a CDS encoding SDR family oxidoreductase: MIWTGKKVMLTGGSSGIGLELLKQLTDLGAEVVFCGKEADKVEKVIQQTSAKGITVDLSTEDGILTYFNYAIEKLSTVDLLINNAGFVIVAGIEELKRTDFELMYAVNVIAPARLVQLCLPYFKSQTYGDIVNIGATGGSYGFENGAAYASSKAALLNLSQTLVKELRKDNIRVYHVDPSWTTGTFNNNLGGEIPLDENKLTAEDIAEVIISNLSLKRRAFVPQLSVWATNP, from the coding sequence ATGATATGGACAGGTAAAAAAGTAATGCTAACAGGAGGGAGTTCAGGTATCGGGTTAGAACTTTTAAAACAGTTAACTGACCTTGGAGCTGAAGTAGTTTTTTGTGGAAAAGAAGCTGATAAAGTTGAAAAAGTGATTCAGCAAACATCTGCAAAAGGCATTACTGTAGATTTAAGTACGGAAGATGGGATCCTTACCTATTTTAATTATGCTATTGAGAAACTCTCAACTGTAGATTTATTAATAAACAATGCTGGTTTTGTTATTGTTGCGGGTATTGAAGAATTAAAACGTACTGACTTTGAATTAATGTATGCTGTGAATGTTATTGCACCTGCACGTTTGGTTCAGCTATGTTTGCCGTATTTTAAATCACAAACTTATGGAGACATCGTTAATATAGGAGCTACAGGCGGAAGTTATGGTTTTGAGAATGGTGCAGCTTATGCATCTAGTAAAGCAGCATTATTAAATTTATCACAGACATTAGTAAAAGAATTAAGAAAAGATAATATTAGAGTTTATCATGTAGACCCTAGTTGGACTACAGGTACTTTTAATAATAATCTAGGTGGTGAAATACCATTGGATGAAAATAAATTAACTGCAGAGGATATCGCAGAGGTAATTATTTCAAATTTATCTTTAAAAAGAAGAGCTTTTGTACCTCAATTAAGTGTTTGGGCAACAAATCCGTAA
- a CDS encoding RagB/SusD family nutrient uptake outer membrane protein yields MNIKNIKTSIWVAILVLATSLTSCVHQLDTVPVDPREKTKDNTYTDLASYQQGLSKLYAGYATTGQQGPAGDGDLGGIDEGASQYLRRLWEAQELPTDEAINGWTDPGQPSMSFMNWVSTNTLIEALYNRVIYQVTLCNQYLRDTNDAPFEEVKAYRAQARFLRAFSYWHALDLFGNIVPFVTENDKVGSDLPNPAGELGGTELFDYIEAELLAIIETSGEEQLVDANAGLVGQANKGAAYMLLAKLYLNAGVYINQDKLTEAKKYTDLVIANYSLIENATKDYTAYETLFLADNYLQHNEIIFAINFDGNYTQTYGGTTYLVCASVGGEMDAAKFGIGGGWGGNRSMPSLYEQFEDGNEKQIDPRGMFFKGNKREVTDYREFTEGYGIEKFKNMKSDGSGATRLDFVDTNFPVFRLADALLMQTEIELRLSGAASNLNVKKLWDRVGRTGAVPQITEEFLLAERARELYWEGHRRTDLRRFGQYTNGTYVAPWSYKGGVVDGKDVDSRYELYPLPASDVGANPNLKQNPNY; encoded by the coding sequence ATGAATATTAAAAATATAAAAACATCTATTTGGGTAGCTATATTAGTTTTAGCTACTTCACTTACCTCTTGTGTTCACCAACTAGACACCGTTCCAGTTGATCCAAGAGAGAAAACGAAAGACAATACATATACTGATCTTGCAAGTTACCAACAAGGTTTATCAAAACTGTATGCAGGTTATGCAACAACAGGTCAGCAAGGCCCAGCAGGTGACGGTGATTTAGGTGGTATTGATGAAGGTGCATCTCAATATTTAAGAAGACTTTGGGAAGCACAAGAATTACCTACAGATGAAGCAATTAATGGATGGACAGATCCTGGTCAACCATCAATGAGTTTCATGAACTGGGTGTCAACCAATACGTTAATTGAAGCACTTTATAACCGTGTAATTTATCAAGTAACGCTTTGTAACCAGTATTTAAGAGATACGAATGATGCTCCTTTTGAAGAAGTGAAAGCGTATAGAGCTCAGGCTAGGTTCTTAAGAGCATTCTCTTATTGGCATGCACTTGATTTATTCGGTAATATCGTACCTTTTGTTACAGAAAATGATAAAGTTGGATCTGATTTACCTAATCCTGCTGGTGAACTAGGCGGTACTGAATTGTTTGATTATATAGAAGCAGAGCTTTTAGCAATTATTGAAACTTCTGGAGAAGAGCAATTAGTTGATGCAAATGCGGGCCTTGTAGGACAAGCAAATAAGGGTGCAGCTTATATGTTACTTGCTAAATTGTATTTAAATGCTGGAGTATATATCAACCAAGATAAATTAACTGAAGCTAAAAAATATACAGATTTAGTAATCGCTAATTATTCTTTAATAGAAAATGCAACAAAAGATTACACTGCTTACGAAACACTCTTCTTAGCAGATAATTACTTACAACATAATGAGATCATTTTTGCAATAAATTTTGATGGAAATTATACACAAACATATGGTGGTACAACTTACTTAGTTTGTGCTTCTGTTGGTGGAGAAATGGATGCTGCCAAGTTTGGTATTGGTGGCGGATGGGGTGGTAACCGCTCTATGCCTTCATTGTACGAACAATTTGAAGATGGAAATGAGAAGCAGATAGACCCTAGAGGAATGTTCTTTAAAGGGAATAAAAGAGAGGTGACGGATTATAGAGAATTTACTGAAGGATATGGAATTGAGAAATTCAAAAACATGAAATCAGATGGTTCTGGAGCTACACGTTTAGACTTTGTAGATACAAACTTCCCAGTATTCCGTTTGGCTGATGCTTTACTAATGCAAACAGAAATTGAATTAAGATTGTCTGGTGCTGCATCAAATTTAAATGTAAAGAAGCTTTGGGATAGAGTTGGAAGAACAGGTGCAGTTCCTCAAATTACAGAAGAGTTTTTATTGGCCGAAAGAGCGAGAGAATTGTATTGGGAAGGGCACAGGCGTACAGATTTAAGACGTTTTGGTCAATATACAAATGGTACTTATGTAGCACCGTGGTCTTATAAAGGTGGTGTTGTAGATGGTAAAGATGTTGACTCTAGATACGAATTATACCCATTGCCAGCATCTGATGTGGGAGCAAATCCAAACCTTAAACAAAACCCTAATTATTAG
- a CDS encoding GNAT family N-acetyltransferase: protein MIEIIRATTDQQFLIIEQLAEKIWKAHYTPIIGAEQVAYMLEKFQSFTAMKLQVQDGLEYYELKYNNVCVGYIGFKNEEENLFLSKVYVDADYRGKSIGKKAIQFVEEQARHRNKKGVRLTVNKYNENSIAVYKKMNFKVIDDVVADIGKGYVMDDYILVKSV, encoded by the coding sequence ATGATAGAGATTATAAGAGCCACAACAGACCAACAATTTTTAATAATTGAACAACTAGCCGAAAAAATTTGGAAAGCACATTACACACCAATCATTGGAGCAGAACAAGTAGCTTACATGCTTGAGAAGTTTCAATCTTTTACAGCTATGAAGCTGCAAGTACAAGATGGATTAGAATACTATGAACTCAAGTATAACAACGTGTGTGTTGGTTATATTGGTTTTAAAAATGAAGAAGAAAATTTATTCTTAAGTAAAGTGTATGTTGATGCTGATTATAGAGGAAAAAGTATAGGTAAAAAAGCAATACAATTTGTAGAGGAACAAGCAAGACATAGAAATAAAAAAGGAGTACGACTTACCGTAAATAAATACAACGAGAATTCTATAGCGGTTTATAAAAAGATGAATTTTAAAGTAATTGATGATGTTGTTGCTGATATAGGTAAGGGCTATGTAATGGACGATTATATTTTGGTAAAGAGTGTCTAA
- a CDS encoding leucine-rich repeat protein: MTHSYFTLLKNSFVIFIFLITASVVSAQQYTLTDTDVVVDSSGTITSISYNTTTNTNIVIPDRLDNQIVKRIGDRVFKNIGLTAVTLPNTLQRLGYGAFQDNSLSSISIPARVTYIDSYAFDGNSSLASFNLPSPGALYTYNWVDDSSTPNSFTNGQSVSNFTKAYNAQPTFNGVRVSGEVRGADAVTLTVTGAVSQTLTLNRNSNYEIEVAKGSSLTINASKSGITFLPSANYTLTNLQTNLYRQDFYIKYTLTDSDVVVTNNSITSISYDLKNKDIVLPSTLDGQTVKEIALGVFSGKDIKTIDLPTTLEEIGLATFMYNELLEVNLPNSITNISENAFRHNKITSFTLPSRSSSNPLYEYKWEDNSNNYHLGGAVVTDVATQYYQRLVFIGARIEGQTIGEDASLAYSINGIAQTPLSVKSHTTFKIEVAKGDDVVITPSNSTCTFTPSNYTYTGITASKSDQNFTAQHSIVYTDKFNVTNTNKTKVSYGAFVQLHDLSKTGYDFYGWVTSPNSLRKDRVGYSEGETINLTAVWTPIDYTINYYYGKDNNNKDITNVVNTNVFRYTIEDQITLANPTRDQYAFDGWFKDPAYTQAFNGTIATGTTGNLSLYVKWRHTGQTTQYTITYKDTKGADNPNPTTYESNTEGFKLERLEKDGFYFNGWKNGPGENVLWYTEIWSTVGDITLYADWSVVTSINNQNEVDNEILIFPNPFLDEITIDLTHYSKEVTIRVTSIDNKLIKNIKAFGTANILIDGPAGIYIVSVLSEGKIKSYKVSKR; the protein is encoded by the coding sequence ATGACCCATTCTTACTTTACATTACTCAAAAACTCATTCGTAATTTTCATTTTCTTAATTACGGCATCAGTAGTTTCCGCACAACAATACACACTTACAGATACAGACGTTGTAGTTGATTCATCTGGAACAATAACTTCTATTAGTTATAACACAACAACAAACACTAACATTGTCATCCCAGACAGATTAGACAATCAAATTGTAAAAAGAATCGGTGATAGGGTATTCAAAAATATAGGGTTAACTGCCGTTACTTTACCGAATACTTTACAGCGACTTGGATATGGTGCGTTCCAAGATAATTCGTTATCTTCTATTTCAATTCCAGCAAGGGTCACTTATATAGATAGTTATGCTTTTGATGGTAATTCATCACTTGCTTCTTTCAATTTACCTTCTCCAGGGGCTTTATATACATACAACTGGGTGGATGATTCATCAACTCCAAATAGTTTCACAAATGGACAAAGCGTTTCTAATTTTACAAAAGCATATAATGCTCAGCCAACTTTTAATGGAGTGAGAGTTTCAGGAGAAGTACGTGGAGCAGATGCCGTTACATTAACGGTAACTGGTGCTGTTTCACAAACACTAACGCTAAATCGCAATAGTAATTATGAAATAGAAGTAGCTAAAGGAAGTAGTCTAACTATTAATGCTTCAAAAAGTGGTATTACTTTTCTACCATCAGCAAATTACACGCTTACTAATCTTCAGACCAATTTATACAGACAAGATTTTTATATAAAATATACCTTAACCGACAGTGATGTTGTTGTTACAAATAACTCTATCACATCTATCAGTTACGACCTAAAAAACAAAGACATTGTACTACCAAGTACACTTGATGGCCAAACAGTTAAAGAAATTGCTTTAGGCGTTTTTAGTGGCAAAGATATCAAAACAATTGATTTGCCTACTACTTTAGAAGAGATTGGTTTAGCTACTTTTATGTATAATGAACTTCTAGAGGTCAATCTACCTAATTCAATCACTAACATTAGTGAAAATGCATTTAGACATAATAAGATAACTTCTTTCACTTTACCTTCTAGAAGTTCTTCTAACCCATTATATGAATACAAATGGGAAGATAACAGTAATAATTACCATCTAGGAGGAGCAGTAGTAACTGATGTAGCAACACAATATTATCAACGATTGGTATTTATTGGAGCAAGAATTGAAGGCCAAACAATTGGAGAAGATGCCTCACTTGCCTATAGTATTAATGGAATAGCTCAAACACCACTTTCAGTAAAATCTCATACTACTTTTAAAATTGAAGTAGCAAAAGGTGATGATGTAGTGATTACTCCTTCAAATAGTACTTGTACATTCACCCCATCTAATTACACTTATACTGGAATAACAGCAAGTAAGTCAGATCAAAATTTCACAGCACAACATAGCATTGTTTATACTGATAAATTTAATGTTACTAATACCAACAAGACAAAGGTTTCTTACGGTGCGTTCGTTCAATTACACGATCTTTCCAAAACAGGTTATGATTTTTATGGTTGGGTAACTAGCCCTAATTCACTTAGAAAAGATAGAGTTGGTTATAGTGAAGGTGAAACTATTAATTTAACTGCTGTATGGACCCCTATTGACTACACAATTAATTATTATTATGGTAAAGACAATAATAACAAAGACATTACAAATGTTGTAAACACGAATGTTTTTAGATATACGATTGAAGATCAAATAACATTGGCTAACCCTACAAGAGATCAATATGCATTTGATGGATGGTTTAAAGACCCTGCATATACCCAAGCATTTAACGGCACAATTGCTACAGGCACAACGGGGAATTTATCTTTATATGTTAAATGGAGACATACAGGTCAAACAACACAATATACCATTACTTATAAAGATACTAAAGGTGCTGACAATCCCAACCCTACTACTTACGAAAGTAACACTGAAGGTTTTAAATTAGAACGACTAGAAAAAGATGGTTTTTATTTTAATGGGTGGAAAAATGGTCCTGGTGAAAACGTTCTGTGGTATACCGAAATTTGGTCTACTGTAGGTGATATTACCCTATATGCTGATTGGAGTGTTGTTACTTCTATCAACAACCAAAATGAAGTAGATAATGAAATTCTTATCTTCCCTAACCCTTTCTTGGATGAAATTACCATTGATTTAACACACTACTCAAAAGAAGTAACTATAAGGGTAACCTCAATTGATAATAAATTAATAAAAAATATTAAGGCATTTGGAACTGCTAATATTTTGATTGATGGACCCGCTGGAATTTACATTGTTTCGGTTCTTTCAGAAGGAAAAATAAAATCATATAAAGTATCAAAAAGATAA
- a CDS encoding peroxiredoxin, with amino-acid sequence MSLVNKAAPLFTAGAVINGEEIVESFSLEQFIGKKEVVLFFYPKDFTFVCPTEILAFQEKLPEFEKRGVQVIGVSTDTEETHLAWLMTPKKEGGIEGVTYPLVADASKTIAMNYGVLGGEYTFDEDNGQWSFEGAPIALRGTFLIDKAGNVRHQVVNDFPLGRNIEDTLRMVDALQFTEKHGEVCPANWEEGKDAMKATRDGVADYLSNH; translated from the coding sequence ATGTCATTAGTTAATAAGGCAGCACCATTGTTCACTGCAGGTGCAGTAATCAACGGAGAAGAGATAGTAGAAAGCTTTTCTTTAGAGCAATTTATTGGTAAGAAAGAAGTAGTACTTTTCTTCTATCCAAAAGATTTTACTTTCGTATGTCCAACTGAAATCTTGGCATTTCAAGAAAAATTACCTGAATTCGAAAAAAGAGGAGTTCAAGTAATTGGTGTTTCTACAGATACAGAAGAAACACACTTAGCTTGGTTAATGACACCAAAGAAAGAAGGTGGTATTGAAGGTGTAACTTATCCTTTAGTAGCTGACGCTTCTAAAACTATTGCAATGAACTACGGTGTATTAGGTGGTGAATATACTTTTGACGAAGACAACGGTCAGTGGTCTTTCGAAGGTGCTCCAATTGCACTTCGTGGTACATTCTTAATCGACAAAGCTGGTAACGTTAGACATCAAGTAGTTAACGATTTTCCACTAGGTCGTAACATCGAAGATACATTACGTATGGTAGATGCTCTTCAATTCACTGAAAAGCACGGTGAAGTTTGTCCTGCAAACTGGGAAGAAGGTAAAGATGCAATGAAAGCCACTCGTGATGGTGTTGCAGATTACTTGTCTAATCACTAA